Proteins encoded within one genomic window of Nitrospinaceae bacterium:
- a CDS encoding stage 0 sporulation protein → MNLVTQESPASTQEKAGPRFLIGIRVRDKGKSELYDPGTLQLRVGMTTIVESGKGQEIGVVASNKIVNFRKEESQSFKRVLRIANENDLQAEERREALEKRAKTLCLQKIDELNLPMNLSRVAHIPSANKTMFFFTAEGRVDFRQLIKELAANLRHRIEMKQVGVRDEARSISGYGICGESLCCSTFLEEFSPVTIRMAKDQGLALNPSKISGVCGRLMCCLQYEHQTYKELIRNLPKPGTRLNTPDGPGKVIKNEILEQNVVVRLDDESIMTYSWSELKETSQEKSPQ, encoded by the coding sequence ATGAACCTGGTAACCCAAGAATCTCCAGCTTCGACCCAGGAAAAAGCCGGGCCGCGGTTCCTCATCGGAATCCGCGTTCGGGACAAGGGAAAATCCGAACTGTATGACCCGGGAACCCTGCAGCTTCGGGTGGGAATGACGACCATCGTCGAATCCGGTAAAGGTCAGGAGATCGGGGTGGTCGCTTCAAATAAGATTGTCAACTTCCGTAAGGAAGAATCGCAATCTTTCAAACGAGTTCTAAGAATTGCCAACGAAAACGACCTGCAAGCGGAAGAAAGACGCGAGGCTCTGGAAAAACGGGCGAAAACCCTCTGCCTGCAAAAGATTGACGAACTGAACCTGCCGATGAATTTGAGCCGGGTGGCCCACATTCCATCTGCCAATAAAACCATGTTCTTTTTCACCGCCGAGGGCCGTGTCGATTTTCGCCAGTTGATCAAGGAGCTGGCCGCGAATCTGCGTCACCGGATCGAAATGAAACAAGTGGGCGTCCGGGATGAAGCCCGTTCGATCAGCGGCTACGGCATCTGCGGGGAGTCCCTGTGCTGTTCAACTTTTTTGGAAGAATTCAGTCCGGTGACCATTCGCATGGCCAAGGACCAGGGGCTTGCCCTCAACCCCAGCAAAATTTCCGGAGTGTGCGGACGCCTCATGTGCTGTCTGCAGTACGAACACCAAACCTACAAAGAATTGATCCGCAACCTCCCGAAACCGGGAACGCGGTTAAACACACCCGACGGGCCGGGCAAGGTGATCAAAAACGAAATCCTTGAACAAAATGTCGTGGTCCGCCTGGATGATGAAAGTATAATGACCTACAGTTGGAGTGAATTAAAGGAAACCTCTCAAGAAAAATCGCCCCAATAG
- the atpE gene encoding ATP synthase subunit c, with product MGAEAAAFVGMGLCAAGFFGAALGIAYIFAKTIETVGRQPNAEARVAKYCWIGFALVEAIALYALVIAFIIMP from the coding sequence ATGGGTGCAGAAGCAGCAGCATTTGTTGGCATGGGGTTGTGTGCGGCGGGGTTTTTCGGCGCCGCTTTGGGAATTGCCTATATTTTTGCCAAAACCATTGAAACCGTAGGACGTCAACCAAACGCCGAGGCGCGTGTGGCCAAGTACTGCTGGATCGGGTTTGCTCTGGTTGAAGCGATTGCGCTTTACGCTCTGGTCATTGCATTTATCATCATGCCCTAG
- the atpG gene encoding ATP synthase gamma chain gives MPNLKDIKRRIKSVKNTQQITKAMKLVAASKLRKAQKAIQDARPYALKLRDVLNHISARCNPDLHSLLDQRDGGNVLVMVVTADKGLCGGFNGNIIRRAAKLIAESDDKNLSLVLAGKKGKDFFRHRSTPIAHEFIDWTRDFNYAKAQEIGDLLAEMFIAKKVDKIFMVYNEFKSVIQQEVVVEQLLPVVSEPLEAAKETDHVPEYIYEPDEESILDALLQRYMTVQVYRALLESSASEQGARMTAMDNASRNAGDMINGLSLTYNKARQAYITKELIEIVNGAEALKA, from the coding sequence ATGCCTAACTTAAAAGACATCAAACGAAGAATCAAGAGCGTCAAGAACACCCAGCAGATCACCAAGGCCATGAAGCTGGTTGCCGCATCGAAGTTACGTAAGGCACAGAAAGCCATTCAGGATGCCCGTCCTTATGCGCTGAAACTGAGAGACGTGTTGAACCATATCTCCGCACGATGCAATCCCGACCTGCATTCGCTTCTCGATCAAAGGGACGGCGGTAATGTTCTGGTCATGGTGGTGACGGCGGATAAGGGCTTGTGTGGCGGGTTCAACGGCAATATCATTCGCCGGGCGGCGAAGTTAATTGCGGAAAGCGATGATAAAAACCTGAGCCTGGTACTGGCCGGTAAAAAAGGAAAAGACTTTTTTCGGCACCGTTCCACTCCGATTGCTCACGAGTTCATCGACTGGACCCGTGATTTTAATTACGCCAAGGCCCAAGAGATCGGCGATTTGCTGGCGGAGATGTTTATCGCCAAAAAGGTCGATAAAATTTTCATGGTATACAATGAGTTCAAGTCGGTCATACAACAGGAAGTGGTTGTGGAACAGCTCCTGCCCGTGGTTTCTGAGCCTTTGGAGGCCGCGAAAGAAACGGATCATGTGCCGGAATATATTTATGAGCCAGATGAAGAATCTATTCTGGATGCGCTTTTGCAACGCTATATGACCGTGCAAGTGTATCGTGCGTTGCTGGAGTCCAGCGCCAGTGAGCAGGGAGCCCGAATGACGGCAATGGACAACGCCTCGCGTAACGCCGGCGATATGATCAATGGACTGAGCTTGACATACAATAAAGCCCGGCAGGCCTATATCACCAAAGAATTAATCGAAATCGTAAACGGGGCCGAAGCGCTAAAGGCCTGA
- the holB gene encoding DNA polymerase III subunit delta', translated as MDSISSLKKSYRVKDQEKAFNPLILYGKIINLRNPRSHPEKDKGRDGNLYRKMSFQRILGQDQPKRIIQNALQGNSVAHAYLFYGQESIGKKLTAIELAKALNCEVSGPEGGCDDCPSCRKIDQRIHPDFFLLEPEKSSPSGREAVIKVEEVRELQKKLSYLPYEGKTKVAIIDGTESMNPQSANTFLKTLEEPPSATVLILITQNPYRLLPTIVSRCQGVKFHPLTSENVKQILKQSPELETGDLGEEELALRALRSKGGVRKALEEDMEATQNYREEVLTLIEKVSFDQMHVVFKWTRQWAKQPAQIQSLLDEMLNLLRDLAVIKSRGSNTGVLNQDILDRLQPLAAQKSVQALVAMFDSVLRTKSALTGNANLQLSLDHMLIEFCEAA; from the coding sequence TTGGACTCGATATCCTCCTTGAAAAAGAGCTATCGCGTCAAAGACCAGGAGAAGGCGTTCAACCCTTTGATTTTATATGGAAAAATTATCAACCTTAGAAATCCCCGTTCTCATCCCGAAAAAGACAAAGGAAGAGATGGAAACCTATATAGAAAAATGTCATTCCAGCGGATTCTCGGGCAGGACCAGCCCAAACGAATCATCCAAAACGCCCTTCAGGGCAACAGTGTAGCGCACGCTTATCTGTTCTATGGCCAGGAAAGCATAGGTAAGAAGCTCACCGCGATCGAACTTGCCAAGGCATTGAATTGTGAGGTTTCGGGGCCAGAGGGTGGCTGCGACGATTGCCCCTCCTGCCGGAAAATAGACCAGCGAATCCACCCCGATTTTTTCCTTCTCGAGCCGGAAAAAAGCTCGCCGTCGGGAAGAGAAGCTGTCATCAAGGTGGAAGAGGTCCGCGAACTGCAAAAAAAACTGTCTTACTTACCCTACGAGGGGAAAACCAAGGTGGCCATCATCGACGGAACCGAGTCGATGAACCCGCAGTCCGCCAATACCTTTTTAAAAACGCTGGAAGAACCGCCATCGGCAACGGTCCTCATTCTGATCACCCAGAACCCTTATCGACTGCTTCCCACTATCGTTTCTCGTTGTCAGGGGGTCAAATTTCATCCCCTCACCTCGGAGAACGTCAAACAAATTCTAAAACAATCTCCCGAGCTGGAAACCGGGGATTTAGGCGAAGAAGAACTGGCGCTGAGGGCCTTGCGCTCAAAAGGGGGAGTGCGCAAAGCTTTGGAAGAAGATATGGAAGCCACCCAGAATTATCGGGAAGAAGTTTTAACTTTGATAGAAAAGGTTTCTTTTGACCAGATGCACGTGGTGTTCAAGTGGACCCGGCAATGGGCCAAACAGCCCGCCCAGATCCAGTCGTTGTTGGATGAAATGCTCAATCTTCTGCGCGATCTTGCTGTCATTAAAAGCCGGGGATCCAATACCGGGGTTCTCAATCAAGACATTTTGGACCGCTTACAGCCTCTGGCGGCGCAAAAATCGGTGCAGGCGCTTGTGGCCATGTTTGATTCGGTGCTCAGAACAAAATCCGCACTGACCGGCAACGCCAACCTTCAGCTTTCGCTGGACCATATGCTGATTGAATTTTGCGAAGCGGCATGA
- the uvrA gene encoding UvrABC system protein A, whose translation MASDNLTIKGAREHNLKNISLTLPRNKLVVITGLSGSGKSSLAFDTIYAEGQRRYVESLSAYARQFLELMEKPDVDYIEGLSPAISIEQKTSSRNPRSTVGTVTEIYDYLRLLYARVGKVFCYGCERQISSQTVQQITDQVLDIPLGEKILILAPLVQNRKGEFKKELAGLRKKGFVRARVDNNVVSLDEEIVLDKKFKHSIEAVVDRLVIKDDMGKRLAESVEMGLNQGEGSLVVSLLGENGSGRELLFSEKFACNYCGISYPELEPRLFSFNNPNGACPKCDGLGNKMVIDPDLVIPDPSLSIRDGAFKPWENKNSLHFHQMLDTISTHFKFKLTKPYKDLPKKVQKILLYGAGEEPIKYYYEKESRRHFYTGTFDGIIPDLERRYRETDSHSIREDIAKYMRPLPCSMCNGTRLKKESVAVRVGDKNIVALTDMSITQLADFFNKLKLTEQEQSIARRIVKEVKERLGFLSNVGLDYLTLNRSAATLSGGESQRIRLATQIGSSLMGVLYVLDEPSIGLHQRDNDRLLNTLTRLRDLGNTVIVVEHDEKTILTSDHVVDLGPGAGRHGGDIVFTGPPKKLLKDKNSLTGKYLSGRKKIPIPKTRRKGNGKTLSIQGARQNNLKNLEAKFPLGTLVCVTGVSGSGKSTLIIEILFKALSQHFWRSTDKPGKFAKIAGIQYLDKVIDIDQSPIGRTPRSNPATYTGVFTLVRELFSQVPDARVRGYKPGRFSFNVKGGRCEACQGDGVLKVEMHFLPDVFVTCEVCQGKRFNRETLEILYKGKNIADVLEMTVEEAAEFFKNIPSIKIKLQTIAEVGLDYIHLGQPATTLSGGEAQRVKLSKELSKRSTGQTLYILDEPTTGLHFADIEQLLKVLARLVDAGNTVVIIEHNMDVIKTADHIIDLGPEGGDNGGQILAEGTPETVSKNKNSFTGQYLKEVLQNN comes from the coding sequence ATGGCTTCAGACAATCTGACAATCAAAGGCGCGAGGGAACACAACCTCAAGAACATTTCCCTGACGCTTCCGAGAAACAAGCTGGTGGTCATCACCGGCTTGAGTGGTTCCGGCAAGTCTTCACTGGCCTTCGACACCATCTATGCCGAGGGACAGCGCCGCTATGTGGAATCCCTTTCCGCCTATGCCCGGCAGTTTCTGGAATTGATGGAAAAACCGGACGTCGATTATATCGAAGGGCTGTCTCCTGCAATTTCCATCGAACAAAAAACCTCCAGCCGCAACCCGCGCTCCACCGTGGGAACGGTCACCGAAATCTACGATTATCTCAGGCTCCTGTACGCGCGCGTCGGGAAGGTATTTTGTTACGGATGCGAACGCCAGATCTCCTCGCAAACGGTGCAACAGATCACCGACCAGGTGCTGGACATCCCTCTCGGAGAAAAAATCCTCATCCTCGCGCCGTTGGTGCAAAACCGCAAAGGGGAGTTCAAGAAAGAGCTGGCCGGACTTAGGAAAAAAGGTTTTGTCCGAGCGCGGGTGGATAACAATGTGGTTTCCCTCGACGAAGAGATCGTGCTGGATAAAAAGTTCAAGCACAGCATCGAAGCCGTGGTCGACCGTCTGGTCATCAAGGACGACATGGGCAAACGGCTGGCGGAATCGGTCGAGATGGGCCTCAACCAGGGAGAAGGATCGCTGGTGGTGTCGCTTCTCGGTGAAAACGGCTCCGGCAGGGAGTTGCTGTTCAGCGAAAAATTCGCCTGCAATTATTGCGGCATCAGTTACCCGGAACTGGAACCGCGCCTGTTTTCCTTCAACAACCCTAATGGCGCCTGCCCAAAATGCGACGGACTGGGAAACAAGATGGTCATCGATCCCGATCTGGTCATCCCCGACCCCTCTCTGTCAATCCGCGACGGAGCCTTCAAACCCTGGGAGAACAAAAACTCGCTGCACTTTCATCAAATGCTGGACACCATCTCCACGCATTTCAAATTCAAACTCACCAAACCCTATAAGGATCTTCCCAAGAAGGTGCAAAAAATCCTTTTGTACGGAGCGGGAGAGGAACCGATCAAATATTATTATGAAAAGGAGAGCCGCCGTCATTTTTATACGGGTACCTTCGACGGAATCATCCCCGATTTGGAACGGCGCTACCGCGAAACCGACTCGCATTCCATTCGCGAGGACATCGCCAAATACATGCGTCCCCTGCCCTGCTCGATGTGCAACGGCACGCGCCTGAAAAAAGAATCGGTTGCCGTTCGCGTCGGCGACAAAAACATCGTGGCGCTGACAGATATGTCAATCACTCAGCTCGCGGATTTTTTCAACAAGCTCAAGCTGACGGAGCAGGAACAATCCATCGCCCGGCGCATCGTCAAGGAAGTCAAGGAACGGCTCGGTTTTCTGTCCAATGTCGGCCTCGACTACCTGACCCTGAACCGTTCCGCCGCCACCCTGTCCGGAGGCGAGAGCCAACGCATTCGCCTGGCGACACAGATCGGCTCCAGCCTCATGGGGGTTCTCTACGTGCTGGACGAACCGAGCATCGGCCTGCACCAACGGGACAACGACCGTCTGCTGAATACCCTGACCCGGCTTCGCGATCTGGGCAACACGGTGATCGTGGTCGAACACGATGAAAAAACCATCCTCACTTCCGATCACGTCGTCGACCTGGGGCCGGGGGCCGGACGGCACGGCGGCGACATCGTTTTTACCGGGCCGCCTAAAAAACTGCTGAAAGATAAAAATTCTCTGACCGGAAAATACCTGTCCGGACGAAAAAAAATTCCCATCCCAAAAACCCGCAGAAAGGGAAACGGCAAAACTCTCAGCATCCAGGGAGCCCGGCAAAACAATCTGAAAAACCTGGAGGCCAAATTTCCTCTGGGGACGCTCGTGTGCGTGACCGGCGTGTCAGGTTCCGGGAAAAGCACATTGATCATAGAAATTCTCTTTAAAGCCCTGTCACAGCACTTCTGGAGATCCACCGACAAGCCTGGAAAATTTGCCAAGATCGCCGGCATTCAATACCTCGACAAGGTGATCGATATCGACCAGTCTCCCATCGGCAGAACGCCGCGCTCCAACCCGGCCACTTACACGGGGGTCTTCACCCTCGTCCGCGAATTGTTCAGCCAGGTTCCAGATGCCAGAGTGCGTGGCTACAAACCAGGCAGATTCAGTTTTAACGTTAAAGGCGGCCGTTGCGAGGCCTGCCAGGGCGACGGCGTGTTGAAAGTCGAAATGCATTTTCTTCCCGACGTGTTCGTCACCTGCGAAGTCTGCCAGGGCAAACGCTTCAACCGCGAAACGCTGGAAATTCTATACAAAGGTAAGAACATCGCCGATGTCCTGGAGATGACGGTGGAGGAAGCCGCGGAGTTTTTCAAAAATATTCCTTCCATCAAAATCAAACTGCAAACCATCGCCGAGGTGGGTCTCGACTACATCCACCTGGGTCAGCCGGCGACAACACTGTCCGGTGGCGAGGCCCAGCGAGTCAAGCTCTCCAAGGAATTGAGCAAACGCAGTACCGGACAAACCCTCTACATTCTCGACGAACCGACGACCGGCCTGCATTTCGCCGATATCGAACAACTTCTTAAAGTTTTAGCCAGGCTGGTGGATGCGGGAAACACCGTGGTCATCATCGAACACAATATGGATGTGATCAAAACCGCCGATCATATCATCGATCTCGGACCTGAAGGGGGAGACAACGGCGGCCAGATTCTCGCGGAAGGAACGCCGGAAACGGTGAGCAAAAATAAAAATTCCTTCACCGGGCAGTATTTAAAGGAAGTGCTACAGAACAATTAA
- the atpB gene encoding ATP synthase subunit a — MDSPLHHFELHPIIPLSVMGVDISINKAVIAMWVGLVIVFALFMLVVNKGTKAIPGKMQSVLEIAMEFIRGMVDEFIGKKEGKKYFSFVATVFIFILTCNLIGLVPGSYTITSQLAVTGAFALGIFLMTLVIGFSRHGMHFLTILVPPGIPKIMIPVMIPIEVISMLARPLSLSVRLFANMTAGHTVLAVLFGLAMSASIWIGWMPFGFTVIINGLEIAIAFIQAYIFTTLTCVYIGDVINLH; from the coding sequence ATGGATAGCCCTTTACATCATTTTGAATTGCATCCCATCATTCCTCTGAGTGTGATGGGAGTGGATATTTCCATCAATAAGGCGGTCATCGCCATGTGGGTGGGATTGGTCATTGTTTTTGCGCTGTTCATGTTGGTTGTCAATAAGGGAACCAAAGCGATTCCAGGAAAAATGCAAAGTGTTTTAGAAATCGCGATGGAATTTATTCGAGGCATGGTGGACGAATTCATCGGCAAGAAAGAGGGAAAAAAGTATTTCTCGTTTGTGGCGACGGTGTTTATTTTCATTCTGACTTGCAACTTGATCGGGCTGGTTCCAGGGTCCTATACCATTACCAGTCAATTGGCGGTCACCGGGGCGTTTGCGCTGGGTATTTTCCTGATGACCTTGGTGATCGGTTTTTCCAGACACGGGATGCACTTCCTCACTATTCTGGTTCCGCCTGGAATTCCTAAAATCATGATTCCCGTCATGATTCCCATCGAAGTCATCAGTATGCTGGCCCGTCCGTTGTCACTTTCCGTGCGTTTGTTTGCAAACATGACAGCGGGGCATACGGTTCTGGCGGTTCTTTTCGGGTTGGCGATGAGCGCATCGATCTGGATCGGATGGATGCCTTTCGGATTTACGGTAATCATTAACGGATTGGAAATCGCGATTGCCTTTATCCAAGCCTATATCTTTACGACTTTGACGTGTGTTTATATTGGCGACGTAATCAATTTACATTAA
- the atpD gene encoding ATP synthase subunit beta, which translates to MSGKNIGKISQVMGPVVDVNFADGTLPDLYNAVNIKNPIEGEADIVCEVALHLGNNSVRTVSMHPTDGLVRGVDVEDTGAPITVPVGKEVLGRILNVVGEPADKKPSVESKDRWSIHRDAPSFEDQDTKMEMLETGIKVIDLLEPYLKGGKTGLFGGAGVGKTVLIMELIRNIGAEHSGYSVFAGVGERTREGNDLYHEMVDSNVIDKTALIYGQMTEPPGARMRVALTGLTMAEYFRDVGGQDVLLFIDNIFRFSQAGSEVSALLGRIPSAVGYQPTLATEMGNLQERITSTKKGSITSVQAVYVPADDLTDPAPATTFAHLDATTVLNRRISELGIYPAVDPLDSTSRILDPEILGEDHYNVARGVQKVLQRYKDLQDIIAILGMDELSEEDKATVMRARKIQKYLSQPFFVAEVFTGSPGKYVKVKDTIEGFKEIIEGRMDDVSEQAFYMVGNLDEVMEKEKKLQSKSS; encoded by the coding sequence ATGAGCGGAAAAAATATTGGAAAAATCTCCCAAGTGATGGGTCCCGTTGTGGATGTTAACTTTGCCGACGGAACACTGCCCGATTTATACAATGCGGTCAATATCAAAAACCCCATCGAAGGGGAAGCCGACATCGTTTGTGAAGTGGCTCTGCATCTTGGCAATAATTCGGTTCGTACCGTTTCAATGCACCCGACCGATGGATTGGTTCGCGGCGTCGATGTGGAAGACACCGGCGCACCGATCACCGTTCCCGTTGGCAAAGAGGTGTTAGGGCGGATCCTGAACGTGGTTGGAGAGCCTGCCGATAAAAAGCCTTCTGTAGAGTCCAAGGATCGTTGGAGCATTCATCGCGATGCGCCTTCTTTCGAAGATCAGGACACCAAAATGGAAATGCTGGAAACCGGCATCAAGGTCATCGATCTTCTGGAACCTTATCTCAAAGGCGGCAAGACCGGGCTGTTCGGTGGAGCGGGCGTGGGCAAGACCGTTCTCATCATGGAATTGATTCGTAATATCGGCGCCGAGCACAGTGGTTATTCCGTGTTCGCAGGCGTTGGCGAAAGAACCCGCGAAGGCAACGATTTGTACCATGAGATGGTGGATTCCAATGTTATCGACAAAACAGCGTTGATCTATGGCCAGATGACGGAGCCTCCGGGCGCCCGTATGCGCGTTGCCTTGACGGGGTTGACGATGGCCGAATATTTTCGCGATGTCGGTGGACAAGACGTTCTGCTGTTCATCGATAATATTTTCCGTTTCTCGCAGGCAGGCTCGGAAGTGTCGGCGCTGTTGGGGCGTATCCCTTCGGCGGTGGGTTATCAGCCGACGCTGGCAACGGAGATGGGAAATTTACAGGAGAGAATCACCTCTACGAAAAAAGGTTCGATCACCTCGGTTCAGGCGGTTTATGTGCCTGCCGATGACTTGACCGACCCGGCGCCGGCAACGACGTTCGCGCATCTCGATGCGACCACGGTTTTGAATCGACGTATCTCGGAGCTTGGGATTTATCCCGCAGTGGATCCACTGGATTCCACGTCCCGGATTCTCGACCCCGAAATTCTGGGTGAAGATCATTACAACGTGGCACGAGGTGTACAAAAGGTCCTTCAGCGCTATAAAGACCTTCAGGACATCATCGCTATTCTGGGAATGGACGAGTTGTCGGAAGAAGACAAGGCGACCGTCATGCGCGCCCGAAAAATTCAGAAATATCTCTCGCAACCATTTTTCGTTGCGGAAGTGTTCACCGGCTCGCCGGGGAAATATGTCAAAGTGAAAGACACCATCGAAGGGTTCAAAGAAATCATCGAAGGCCGGATGGACGACGTGTCCGAACAGGCGTTCTATATGGTGGGCAACCTGGATGAAGTGATGGAAAAAGAAAAGAAACTGCAATCGAAATCATCATAA
- the atpA gene encoding ATP synthase subunit alpha, with protein sequence MSLRADEISSLIEKQIQGFEESVELKETGRVISVGDGIARVYGLENAMSGELLEFPGGLVGMVLNLEEDNVGAILLGFDSDIKEGDEVKRTGRIMEVPIGPELIGRVVNALGEPIDGRGPVKTEKFGPIERIAPGVIDRKSVHEPMQTGIKAIDGMIPIGRGQRELIIGDRQTGKTAVAIDTIINQKGQNVFCIYVAVGQKRSTVARVVKTLEEHDAMKYTIVVSASASEPAPMQFIAPYAGCAMGEYFRDNGQHCLIIYDDLTKQAAAYRQLSLLLRRPPGREAYPGDVFFLHSRLLERAAKVSDELGAGSMTALPIIETQAGDVSAYIPTNVISITDGQIFLETDLFFSGVRPAINVGLSVSRVGGSAQIKGMKQVAGQLRLDLAQYREMAAFAQFGSDLDAATQAQLSRGERLVEILKQDQYKPLSVAQQIIAIFAGVRGLLEDIAIGDVKKFENGLLNFIGEKYPDIISGIEKDKKLDDAKEAKLKEVIQEYKGLF encoded by the coding sequence GTGAGCTTGCGAGCCGATGAGATCAGTTCTCTGATCGAAAAACAGATCCAGGGGTTTGAAGAGAGTGTCGAGCTCAAAGAAACCGGTCGCGTGATTTCCGTTGGTGACGGTATTGCCCGGGTCTATGGGTTGGAAAATGCGATGTCCGGCGAACTTTTGGAATTCCCTGGCGGTTTGGTTGGCATGGTCCTGAATCTGGAAGAAGATAATGTCGGCGCCATTCTCCTCGGATTTGACAGCGATATTAAAGAAGGCGATGAGGTCAAGCGCACTGGACGCATCATGGAAGTTCCCATCGGGCCGGAGTTGATCGGACGGGTGGTGAATGCGCTGGGAGAGCCCATCGATGGCCGAGGGCCGGTTAAGACCGAAAAATTTGGACCCATTGAACGAATCGCTCCCGGCGTAATTGACCGAAAATCCGTGCACGAGCCCATGCAGACGGGCATCAAGGCCATCGACGGCATGATTCCGATCGGTCGCGGTCAGCGGGAGTTGATCATTGGCGACCGGCAGACCGGTAAAACAGCGGTCGCGATCGACACCATCATCAATCAGAAAGGTCAGAACGTATTCTGTATTTATGTGGCGGTCGGTCAAAAACGCTCCACCGTTGCCCGTGTGGTGAAAACTCTGGAAGAGCACGATGCGATGAAGTACACCATCGTGGTTTCCGCATCCGCCAGTGAGCCGGCTCCCATGCAGTTCATCGCACCCTATGCAGGTTGCGCGATGGGCGAATATTTCCGCGATAATGGTCAGCATTGCCTCATCATTTACGATGATCTGACTAAGCAAGCGGCAGCGTATCGCCAGCTTTCGCTTTTGCTGAGACGCCCTCCGGGACGGGAAGCCTATCCGGGAGACGTTTTCTTTCTTCACTCAAGATTGCTCGAGCGCGCCGCAAAGGTCAGCGACGAACTGGGCGCGGGTTCCATGACCGCTCTTCCGATCATCGAAACCCAGGCGGGTGATGTTTCGGCTTACATCCCGACCAACGTGATTTCCATCACCGACGGTCAAATCTTTTTGGAAACCGATCTGTTTTTTTCAGGCGTTCGTCCGGCAATTAACGTCGGGCTGTCGGTATCTCGGGTGGGTGGTTCCGCGCAAATCAAGGGCATGAAGCAGGTGGCGGGCCAGTTGCGGCTCGATCTGGCGCAATACCGTGAAATGGCGGCTTTTGCCCAGTTTGGCAGTGACCTGGACGCCGCGACTCAAGCGCAGTTGTCTCGCGGGGAACGGCTGGTTGAGATTCTCAAGCAGGATCAGTACAAACCGCTTTCCGTAGCCCAGCAGATCATTGCGATTTTTGCGGGTGTTCGCGGGTTGTTGGAAGATATTGCCATCGGGGATGTTAAGAAATTTGAAAATGGTTTGTTGAATTTTATCGGGGAAAAATATCCCGACATCATCAGCGGTATTGAAAAGGATAAGAAGCTGGACGATGCCAAGGAAGCGAAGCTGAAGGAAGTCATTCAGGAATACAAGGGATTATTCTAA
- the atpC gene encoding ATP synthase epsilon chain, with protein MADQLTLSIVTPEKLVVNDMVDQVNVPGSEGDLGILYDHAPIITNLRPGPLSYEKGEETTELIVSGGYLEVTDNRVIILAETAEFLDEVDRTRAETAKAKAEKILSQPDLTDEAFKEAQDDLFRAVARLEHTEKH; from the coding sequence ATGGCTGATCAACTGACATTGAGTATCGTGACCCCGGAAAAGCTGGTGGTCAATGATATGGTGGACCAGGTTAACGTTCCCGGTTCGGAAGGCGACCTGGGTATTTTGTACGACCACGCGCCGATCATCACCAACCTGCGCCCAGGGCCTCTATCCTATGAAAAGGGCGAGGAAACCACGGAGCTCATCGTGAGCGGCGGGTATCTGGAAGTCACCGACAACCGCGTTATTATCCTGGCGGAGACGGCTGAGTTTCTTGACGAGGTCGACCGGACACGGGCCGAGACGGCGAAAGCCAAGGCCGAGAAAATTCTCAGCCAGCCCGATCTCACCGACGAAGCCTTTAAAGAAGCACAGGACGACCTGTTCCGCGCCGTCGCCCGTCTGGAACACACGGAAAAACACTAA